One window from the genome of Candidatus Melainabacteria bacterium encodes:
- a CDS encoding acetyl-CoA hydrolase/transferase family protein, translating to MKNWKAEYSAKLSTASEALKLISSGDTVYVHSHAAAPHPLLEAMVARSSQLRDVKIVQIMTLGAAQYARSEYSSSFKVQALFIGPNVREAVNAGRADYIPIFLHDIPSLLGSDDLPIDVCLMHVSPPDAHGFCSYGVSVDCTIAARKAARIVIAEVNKQMPRTYGRSFVHVSKFDRIVETDRPLPELASEEPSMAENAIGKNVASLVEDGATIQLGIGAVPNAVLKYLRDRQDLGVHSEMLSDGIIDLIELGVVTNNKKTVLPGKTAVSFVMGSQRLYDFVNENPAMEFQPSDFINDPFTISQNYKMTAINSAIQVDLTGQVDADSMGTYLYSGFGGQVDFIRGASRSKEGRAIIAMPSTAKNGTVSRISPVLPAGSGVVTSRADVHYVVTEYGIAQLFGKTIKQRMRALIDIAHPQFREELERGFAEHYGKL from the coding sequence CTGAAAAATTGGAAAGCGGAATACTCTGCCAAGCTGTCAACCGCGAGCGAGGCTCTCAAGCTAATCTCTTCCGGCGACACTGTGTATGTACATTCTCATGCAGCCGCTCCGCATCCCTTATTAGAGGCAATGGTGGCTCGGTCATCTCAACTTCGCGACGTCAAGATTGTGCAGATCATGACGCTTGGAGCTGCTCAGTATGCGCGCAGTGAGTACAGCTCTTCTTTCAAAGTTCAGGCGCTTTTCATTGGTCCTAATGTGCGCGAGGCAGTCAATGCAGGTCGCGCTGATTACATCCCCATTTTTCTTCACGATATTCCGTCTCTGCTGGGTTCGGATGATTTGCCCATAGATGTTTGTCTGATGCATGTCTCTCCGCCCGATGCACATGGTTTTTGCAGTTACGGTGTGTCTGTCGATTGCACGATTGCCGCCAGAAAGGCTGCTCGAATCGTCATTGCCGAAGTCAACAAGCAGATGCCCAGAACTTACGGTCGTTCTTTCGTGCATGTCAGTAAATTCGATCGCATTGTTGAAACCGACCGCCCCCTGCCCGAGCTGGCGAGCGAAGAGCCATCGATGGCTGAAAATGCCATTGGTAAGAATGTGGCTTCATTGGTTGAAGACGGAGCAACGATTCAGCTTGGCATCGGTGCAGTACCAAACGCAGTGCTGAAGTACTTGCGCGATCGCCAGGACTTAGGCGTCCATAGTGAGATGCTTTCTGATGGAATTATCGATCTCATTGAGTTGGGGGTCGTGACAAATAACAAGAAGACAGTGCTTCCGGGAAAGACCGCGGTCAGCTTCGTTATGGGCTCTCAGAGACTTTATGATTTCGTAAATGAAAACCCGGCGATGGAATTTCAGCCGTCTGACTTCATCAATGATCCATTTACAATTTCTCAGAACTACAAAATGACTGCGATCAATTCTGCCATCCAGGTCGATTTGACCGGACAGGTTGATGCTGACTCGATGGGAACTTATCTGTACAGCGGATTTGGTGGACAGGTAGATTTTATTCGCGGTGCTTCTCGTTCGAAAGAGGGTCGTGCCATTATTGCGATGCCTTCTACCGCGAAGAACGGTACAGTCTCGCGTATTTCGCCTGTTCTGCCTGCCGGCAGCGGAGTGGTTACGTCGAGAGCTGATGTTCACTACGTCGTTACTGAATACGGTATCGCTC